The genomic DNA AAAACCCCCTGGACCGTCAAGGAAAAGCTCCTGCTGGGCCTGACCCCCCAGGAATACCTGGCCCAGCTGGTGCGCAACCCCTTCAACTGGGTGCTGGCCGCGATCTTCGCGGTGGGCGTCCCGGTGACCGTCTCCCGCTTCATCTTCG from Thermodesulfobacteriota bacterium includes the following:
- a CDS encoding polysulfide reductase: MQTLIAKGRQPVDAPFKADGKTPWTVKEKLLLGLTPQEYLAQLVRNPFNWVLAAIFAVGVPVTVSRFIF